The Terriglobales bacterium genome includes the window ATTGAAGAACACCCCCACCCCCACCCCCTCCGTGATTAGAAAACAAAGCACTTGCACGACAGACCATGAAAACAAAGGACTTATAAGTTGATGATTCTACATCGCTTGCGGGACGGATTTGAAAACAAAGGACTTAGGTGTCAGCCTATAGTCCCAGAGCCTTCAACAACTCCATTTTCAGGATAGCAATTCGGGTGGGGGGAACATGCCAAGGTTTTGAAGTTTATATTTGCCGTTGAATCAGCAACTTACATGAAAACCAGGGCGGGGACCCCCTTGACAACGGATTTTCCAAAACGGGCCGCGGGTGGCGCGGATTGGGCGGATGTGCGCGGATAAACCCGACCGGCGGATGGGGCGGATGGGGCGGATGGGGCGGATAAAGGCGAGGGATTAACGAGTTTTGGGGCCAGACGGCGGATGATCGTTTTGACGACGCGGGGGCGACAAGGCGGTTGCGGCAGCGCCGCGACGGCGAGCGGCGTATGCCCTGACTCTGAGCAGGAAGGACCTTCGGCGCAGGTTACGGGAGGCGTCCCGGAGAGCGCTTGAGGCCGACTTGAAATGGCCGACAAGCGGTTTCATGGGCGTAATTATAGGACGAATCCGAGCCGCAGGCGGCGGAAACGAGCATCCAACCAGAAATGCCAAGGCCGACGATACTAGTTGCGGAGCGGGAGCCCTTCCAGGCGCTGTCGGCGAGGAAACTGGTGCTGGAGACGGCAAAGTTCAACGTGATTACGGCGCACAGCACGCAAGAGGGTCTGGACCTGTTCGCGCAGTTTCCGAAGGTTTCGATGGTGGTGATGGTACAGGACGAGAAGATCGATTGTGAGCGAATCGCGCGGACGATCCGGGAGGCGTCGCCGAAGGCGCCGATCGTGGCGCTGAGCCCCTCAGTGGGAGCAAGGTGCGACTGGGCGGATACGACGCTCTCAAGCCACGATCCGGAGGCGCTGGTGAACTTCGCGCGCTCGCTGCTGGGTGACCCGAGGAACCTGGAATAACCGAGTCCTGAAATTGCGCTACCGCAAGATACTCGACACAGTATGGATGAACTGCGCCGGATCGGAGGATTCCACGGCGTAGTTTGCTTCCGGCAGTTTGTCCTGACCGGTTGTGATCAGGCTCAGCACGGGAGCGTTGGAGTGCTCGCGAAAACACCTGATTACGGCACGCTTCTCGTCGGCGGGGACCGAATGGCCGATGACGAGTAAATCCGCGGTCTCGCGACAGGACTGCAATGCCTCAGAGCGTCCAAGGGCGGAAACCACACGACATCCCAGATGCCCGAGAAGTATCTGACGGGTCAGTGAAAGGGAAGGGTTCCAAGAGACACAGATAACCCGTTTGCCGAGGTTGTCGCCTTTTAAACGCTCCATGGTTGGCACATTGTAACGCGGCAGTTTGCGCTCTGGATGGGCATTTTCGTTATCACCCGGATAAATTTCACCTTGGCTGGGTTGGGCCGACGAATTCTTCCCGAAGGCGGCAGCCGATGTCTCCAGCGAACTTACTGGTTCGGCTTGGCCGCGCGCCAGGTCTCAAGGTCTTGGATATCAGTTACGGAAATGCGGCGCATATAGCCGCACGGGCACTCGGAGACTATCTCCTGCGCGATGCGGGGGGGTGGATCGGACGAGCGAAGGACCGCGACTCTTTTGTGACAAAGAGGGCACGTGTAACCGACGAAAACGAGTTCGGGAGGCATTGGGGACCAGCTTGGGCCTAGGAGTTTCAAGCAGAGTATCACGTTATTGAGGTGGGTAGAGGCGCTATTCCATGCCAACCGGGCAGTTATGAAGGGTTATGGAACCCTTATAAATGCCGGAGCCGGCCGGCCAGTCGCGGAATTTCGAGGTTAACTGATAACTCCAAGGGTCGAACTATTTCCGATGGAGATCGATTTTGCGATAGAGCAGGCGTTCCTGGCGGATGTGCAGCTCGCCGGTTAAGCGGTCGCCGTTGAGCACGAACGTCCAGTCGTCGTCGGCGCGATAGTTGCAGGAGAGAACGTTCTTCGCGTCGTCGAAGGTGCAGCCGAGGGCACCCATGAATTGCTTCTCGCCATTCACGATCTTGTAGGCGTCGATCTTGAGTTTGCCGCCGGCGTTCGGGTCGGGAGCGATCTCGTATATAACGTGCTCGTTATGGCAGGGTGAATCGGGCACGGTGCATAACGACTCGCCTTCCCACGTACCGGTTACGGGCGAAGGCTTGTTGGCGGCGACGAGAGAAAGCGACCAGAAGAGGAGCAGAAGCAAGCGGAGTCTCATGGCGTGAGAGTATGCAGGATCGATTGCGATGAGGGAAGACGCGTGGGTGAGGGTGAATCGACCCTGCCGGGTTTCGGATTCAGTGGACTCCCAGGTTAGCGTCCAAAAACGGACGCGAACCTGGGGCACGGGAACGGTTGTGGTTGCACCGGTACGTGGGTTAACTGTCCAGTGGTAAACCCGCATGACGAGAACACGTTCGTTACTGACGTCAATTCCTCACCCAATGTTCATGCCGATCTTGCACGCCTTAAAGATGTTTCCAGAGAACAGATTAGAACGAATGTTTGAACCCTTTGGACCGAGGTCGAGCAGTTCTCCATTGGGCAGATAGGTTCGCAACGAGATGTCGATCTCCGCTTCTGCTTCCAAACGTTTGCGGATGTCGAGAATTGTTATACCCGAATCCTTATCCGTGAGGGTAAATGAGTCTGCTGTTCCCTTAACCTCGTATAGGTCTTTGTCTTGCCCGTAGAGATTGTTCTTGCGAACAGAAGCGATACGTTGGCCAGTACTGTCATGTATGTCGAGGTCAACAGCTAGATATCCATCCTCTTGTCTGAATACGTTGATCAGAGGACGATTTTGATATGCGATTATGGTCGGAGTATCAATAAAAGTATTACCGCCAAGCCTGATGGTGAACTGTTTTTCCTTTAGCCACATAGCGCATGGAATTGTAGTACGTGAGTTGCTACCGTAGGCGATTGTAACTACTTCGTTGTCAGACGTAAGGTATGACGCGAGGGAGTATCCATAATTTGGGTACATCACATCGCTCGACGAATTGGTTGGCGACATTCCTGACACGAGGAGAGAACTCAGATTTGCCCCTTTCAGCTGAGTACCCTAAAATAGAGGTATGAGTTCCCGCCTAAGTGTTATTGCCCAACCTTGTCCAGTGTGTCGTGGTCGTCGTACGGATTCGAATGGCCGGTTGTGTCCGGCGTGCCACGGAGCGGGCGAGGTAACGGCAGAGTCGAAGGGATCGCTGCAGTTCAGACAGAAGTAGCGGACAAGAGTGACTGGTCCACAGGACTGTTCAGGCCCATAGATAAAGGTAGAGGCTGGAGTGTCTGTTTTACACAGGCACAAAGGCGGCGGACAAGAGTGTCCGCCCTAGACGAGACATCCCCCCACACAAGCTGAATTTGTCTCTGGCTGATATTGCGATTCGGCGAATGTCATTTCACTCTGAGACAAAGCGCTGATCTTCTTTTTATCTCCCTTTCCTCTAAGTCTCGATAATTCAGCAACTTAAGTCATCTGGCAAAGCCTGGCGGATTTTGGTCGGGCGCTTGCACCTTTATGTTTCGCCTCTTTGCGTCCGTATGGGCGAAGCGGCCGGAGACCGAAGGTGAGCCAGTTAACAGTATTGATCTTCACGGACGACCCGGAATTCGCGCACATGATCGTGGCGCGGTGGCAGACGGAGCGTACGGTACCGAGCTTCCTGATCAGCAGCGAAGCCACGTGGGAGAAGGACAAGGGAATCGACGTCGACCTGGCGATTGTGGGTCCACTGGAAAGCGACAACCCGGTGGAAGCGCTGAAGCGGATCGAGTATGGGTTCCGTCCGACGCTGTACGTGGCGTCGCGGGTGGCGAATGCGGTGAGCGTGAAGGCCGCGCATCCGCGGGTGCTGGTGCTGAACGACTACGAAGGCTGGGTGAACGCCGTGGTGCTTCTTGCGGGAGAAGCGCTGCGCCGGGTGGATGCAACGATTCGGGCGAAGAAGGCGGAGCAGAGCGTGTCGGCGGCACAAAGGCACGCGATGCTGGGCCGGTACATGCTCGACATGCGGCACAGCCTGAACAATGCGTTGACGTCGATTATGGGGAATTCCGAACTGCTGCTGCTGGAGCCGGGGAAGGTGTCGGCGGACGTGCGGGAGCAGATCGAGACGATCCATAGCATGTCGATGCGGGTGCACGAGATCATCCAGAGATTCACGTCGCTGGAGACGGAGATGAGCTTTGCGGACAGGCAGTCTCAGCATGAGATGCCGGTAGGGATGCACAGCTTCGTGAGTGGCGACTGAAACTGAGACGAATAACGTAAACGTTTGAAAACAAAGTGGATTTAGTTGAGACAAAAGACAGGGCGAGGCTGTGGATTGGTGGGGTGATTGCACCTTGTCTCAGGTTTGAGGTTAAACGGTGTCGCTGAAGAAGGTATTGATCGTCGATGACTCGCTGGCCGAGACCCGGTTGATGCAATCGGTGCTCGAGCAGGCCGGCTACTGGCCGGTGGCATTGAACGATCCAACGCGACTGGAACAGATGTTGGAGATGGAGCATCCGGGATTGATTCTGCTGGATGTGGTGATGCCGAACCGAAACGGCTTCCAGGCGTGCCGCGATCTGAAAAACCACGAAGAGTTCAGCAGGATTCCGATTGTGTTCGTTACGTCGAAGAACACACCAAGCGACAAATTCTGGGCAGAGCGCCAGGGTGGCGATGGATTCATCGGCAAGCCATTCACGGCGCAGGAACTGATTTCTGAAGTACGCAAGTTTTTGTAAGCGATGACGCAGGATCCACAACTCGAAGCGAACGCGCCGGACGGAGGAGAAGTTGCCGTCGCAGAACAACTGCCGGAACGGCAGTACTGCGTGTTTCGGTCGGGAAGAGAACGCTATTGCCTGGCGGTGCTGGACACGGAAGAAGTGGTGGAGTGGCCGTTGGTGACGAGGATCCCGCTGGCTCCGGCGTTCCTGATGGGAGTGTTCAACCTGCGCGGGAAGATTGTGCCGGTGATTGATATCGCGTTCACGGAAGGGCATCGGGCGGACCTGACGCCGAAGCACGTGGTGGTGGCGCAGCTTCCGGCGAATGACGAACGTGACGAGATCAGGATTGGGATTGCGTCCGATGAAGTGATTGGGACGTATACGACGACGGAGCCGTTGTTGGTGGATGAGGCTCCGCAGGAAGTTCCGCACTGCTGCGGGATGTTGAGATTTGAAGATCGGTTGGCGCTGGCGCTGGATCTGAAGCTGGTGGTTGAGAGCTTTCCGGTGCCGACAATTTAGTAGTGAGTGGTTGGGAGTCAGTAGTCAGGAATTTTGGGGCTGGCGAGTTGGTTGGGCCAGCTACCGGAGGAAGTCATGAAAGGTCGGTTGAGTTCGACCGTATGGGTTGTGCTGGCGTTGAGCCTGGGCGTGATGGCCCTGGCGTACAGCGCGGGCGCGAAATCAGGTGGCGTTGGCTTGCTGGAAGGCTTCGGCACGGCGGGTGGTCCGATGTTGGTATTCGCCGGGCTGCTGGCGATTGGGGCGGGCCTTTGCGCGATGTTCGTGGGCGGCGGGGGATCGAATTCGCACCTGGAATCGTTTGCCGAAAAGCTGGCGGCGGGACAGTTCGATTCGCGGCTCGAGAGCTCGGGTCCGCTGTCGGAGAGCCTGAACCGCGTAGCCGAAAGGCTGCAGCGGTCGACCCGCGACCAGGCGGCACAGGAGTCGTTGCAGAGGAGCGTGACGGAGTTCCTGACGATTGTGAGCCAGATCGCCCGCGGTGACCTGACGCTGCGCGGGAAGGTGACGAACGACGCGCTGGGCAACGTGGTGGACTCGGTCAACTACATGCTCGACAACTTCACGAAGGTGCTGGAGCGCGTGCGGAAGGCGGCTATCGACGTCCAGACGAGCGCGAGCGACATTCTGATTTCGTCGGAAGAGATGGCGAGCGGTGCGAACCAGCAGGACCAGGAAATTACGAATACGTCTTCGGCGGTGGAAGAGCTGACGGTGTCGATGAAGCAGGTGTCGAACAACGCGGAAGCCAGTGCCGAGGCGGCACGGCGCGCGTTGGATGCGGCGGAGCAGGGCAACCGCTCGGTGCGCGACACGCTGGAAGGCATGCAGAGGATTCGCGCGTCGGTGCAGGCGACGGCGAAGAAGATCAAGTCGCTGGGCGACCGGTCGCTGGAGATTTCCGACATCGTGAAAGTGATCAACGACATTACAGAGCAAACGAACCTGTTGGCTCTGAACGCCGCAATCGAAGCCGCGCGAGCCGGTGAAGCCGGCCGCGGTTTCGCGGTGGTCGCGGATGAAGTCCGTAAGCTGGCGGAACACTCGCGGACGGCGACGAAGGATATTTCGGCGTTGATCAAGTCCATCCAGGCGGAAACGAATGAGGCCGTCGTGGTGATGGAAGAAGGCACGAAGGAAGTGGAAGTCGGAGCAAGGCTGGCGGATCAGGCCGGTAAGGCGCTGGAAGCGATTTCGAGCGTGGTACGGCAGTCGGCAGAACTGGTGCAGGAGATTTCGTTGGCGTCGAAGCAGCAGGTGCGTGGCACGGAAGGCGTCGCAAACGCGATGCAGATTATCTCGGCCATCACGCGGCAGACGTCGCAGGGAACAAGGCAGACGGCCCGCACGGTGGAGCAGATGGTGAAGCTCTCCGAGCAACTGAACGAAGCGCTGTCGCAGTTCAAGGTCTCGACCAACGGCGCGACTCCCGCGGCGGCAGCAGTGGCCGTAGGCGGGCGCGAGTTGGTTGCAGCCGGAGCTGTGAAGCAAGGAAATGGAAACGGAAGCCGCTATTAACTTGCAGTGACGTTGGATGGCCATGAGTGTTGTGACCAATTTCGATATGGGTTCGAACCTGACCGAGCATGAGTTGGGTGAGATCGCCGCGCTGGTGGAGAAGAGGTCGGGAATCCTGTTTGACGAATCGCGCGAGCGGTTCTTCTCGACACGGGTTAAGGAACACTTTCTTTCGAAGCGCCTGGCGCGGGGCAGCGACCTGGTGCGGGTAATCAAGAGTTCCAACGTGGAATACGAGTCGCTGCTGGAGCGGTTGCTCACGCAGGAGACGTCGTTCTTCCGGTATCCGGATGTATTCGACGCGATGGAAAAGAAGGTCTTGCCGGAACTTCACGTGAAGAAGTTCTGGGAGAACCCCCGAAACCTGCGCCTGTGGTGCGCGGGATGTTCGACGGGGGAAGAGGCGTATTCGATCGCGATCACGGTGGCGGAGTCGCTGGACTTCGCGGAAGCGTGGAATATCCAGCTTCTCGCCAGCGATATCAGCCGGAAGGCGTTGCAACATGCGGAGCGTGGCGTTTATTCGCGACGCGCATTAGGCGAGTTGCAGCCAAAGCAGATCGAAACATGTTTCGCGAAAGTCGGCGACCAGTTCATGGTGAAGCCGCGCCTGCGGAACCTGGTGACGTTCCAGCAGATGAACCTGGTGGAGACAACCTATATAGGTCGATTCGACGCGATCTTCTGCATGAACGTGCTGATTTATTTCTCGGAAGAGAAGCGGCGCGAGGTGATCCAAAGGCTGTATGAAGCGCTGGATCCGGGCGGGTACCTGTTCCTGGGCCACGCCGATTACCTCGGCAATGCGGGAGTAAAGCTGGAAACAATCGTTCACAAAGACGTGCGACTGTACCGCAAACCGATACAGAGTTCGAGGTACAGCAGCGCGAGTTCAGGAGAAGAGCAACAGTGAGTTCGGCCGGACCGGACATGAGCGAAGTCTTCCTGCTGGAAGCATCGGAACACCTGCAATTTTTGCGCGAGTACTCGAGCATCTTGCAGGATCCGTACCCAGCGGCGGAAGACCTGGAGCGTCTGTACGTCGCTGCCCACACACTGGTGGGCTCGTCCGGACTGTATGGATTTCCACGACTGGCGGAAGTCGCGGGCAAACTGGCGCACATCTTCCAATACGTACTGAACGCGGGCATCAGCCAGGAATCGGCCAGCCCGCTGGTTGAATTTATCTACGAAGCGATCGCGACGCTCGAGTCCGACCTGCTGATGATCAGCGCGAACGGGATCGAGGCGGAAGAAGAGATCGCCGCATTCAAGCAGAAGTATCCGTTTGCGTTCTCCACCGAACCAGCGCTCGACGAGAACGCTGCGCAAGACGCGGCGTCCGCACAGGCGACCTCCGATCAACAAAGTGCGGAGGACGGAACGGTTCCAAGTCGCACCCCCGACGAAACTCGCGTCGAGCATGAAGCGCCCGCAAGCATTCCGGACCTTGAGCCGGATATGGAAGTTCCGGCGGAGGTGCTGGAGTTCTTCGTTCCGGAGGCGGAAGAACATTTACAGATCATCACCGAGTGCCTGCTGGCGCTTGAGGCAAACCCAGACCAAGAAAATATCCATCGCTTGTTCCGCGCGATGCACACGATCAAGGGATCGGCAGCACAAGTCGGGTTACAGCGAATTTCGCGGGTTGCGCACCGGGCAGAAGACCTGATTGGAAGACTGCGTGATGGCGAGTTGCAGCCGAGCGCTTCGATCATCGATATCTGCCTCGAGTCGGTGGATACGCTCAAAAAGTTCCTTTACTCGCAGTGGAACGACGAAGCGACGATGCAAACGACAGTTAAGTCGTTGCTGACGCGCATTGCGAAACTCGCGCCCGAAGAGCAGGAAGAGGGCGCAGCGCCGAAAGCGATTCCGATGGCGGCGCAAGCCGAACAGAGTGTTTCGGCTGCAGAAGAACAAGTTGCGGGGGTTTCTGGCGATTCTCCCGATCTCTCGACCACTCCCAGCCTCGATGAAAGGACCATTGAGGAAGGGGCAGCATCCACCCAACTCGAATCCGAACCGGCCGAGACACCGGAAACGGTGGTGGCCAAGAAGGCACCCACGGCAACGCCGCAGTCGAAGTCGGTTCGTATTTCCCTGGAACGCCTGGACCGCATGATGAACGCGGTGGGCGAGTTAGTCATCAACCGCACCCGCATGCTGGGCCGTGTGGCAGAACTGGAACGACTGGCCGACGTGCTGAACTTCTCCAAGGCACGCATGAGCGACAAGATCGGCGAGTTCCAGGAGAAGTACGAGTTCAACCAGATCCCGAGTCCGCGGCAATCGCGCGGACCACAGCCGTTTACGCCTTCGTTTGGAAGCCCGTTTGGGTCGCCTGAGAGCAGCTTCGGTGGTACACGTGACCCCTTCCCATTCCGCGGGGGTTATTCGAGCTACTCGCATGGGTTCGATCCGTCGCTGGCGGAGTTCAGCGAACTGGAGATGGACCGTTACGACGAGTTCAACATCCTGTCGCGGTCGCTCACGGAGATTTCGGCTGATATCACCGAAGTCCTGAGCCAGCTTGACGGATTCGTCCGCAAGGTGGACGGAGACATCGATGAGTTCACGAAGCTTGCGCATCGTTTGCAGGATGAAATCACCCAATCGCGCATGGTGCCTATCGGCAACCTGTACACGCGAATTGCGAGAACAGCACGCGATGCGGCCAAGGCTTCGAACAAGCTGATCGAGTTGCAACTGGAAGGCGCCGAGACCGAACTCGACAACAACATCATCCAGCAGATCGGCGATCCGCTGCTGCACCTGGTGCGGAACGCGGTTGCGCACGGCTTGGAACGTGCCGACGAGCGCTACGAAAACGGGAAGCCGGATCACGGCAACCTGTTTGTGCGCGCGTACCACCGCGGCAACCATATCTATATAGAAGTAGAAGACGACGGCCGCGGCATGGATTACGAAAAGATCCGCGCGACCGGAATCGAACTGGGCTTAATTACGGCGGACCAGGCAGCGCAGATGGACGAGCACTCGCTGCTTGAGTTGATTTTCCACCCGGGATTCTCGACGGCTCCCCGCAAGACGGAACTTGCCGGACGGGGTGTTGGCCTCGACGTGGTGCGTGCCAATGTGGCTGCCCTCAACGGCGAGATCGAGATCGATACGCAGAAAGGCCTCGGAACCCGCTTCACGCTGAAGGTTCCGCTGACGCTGATCATTTCGCAAGCGCTGTTCGTGCGCTGCGGCGATGCGCAGTTTGCATTCCCGCTGTCGTTCGTGGAAGAGATCCGGCGGATCAGCGATGCGGAGATCGAAGAAGTTGGCGGCAAGCTGCTGACGAAGGTTCGCGATGTCGTCACCGAAGTGGTGCGACTGGATAAAGAGCTTGGGCTGCCCACGATCCAGGCGACGAATGGGTTCTATCGCCTGGTGCTGGTGAACGTCGGCGCGCGGCAGGTTGGCATCGTGGTGGAAGAGGTCCTGCGTAAGGACGAAATTGTTATCAAGAACCTCGGCGAGTATCTGCGGAACGTGAAGCTGTTCCCGGGAGCGACGATTGCGCCAGATGGCAAGCTGATCATGCTGGTCGATGTAAACCGGCTGGTTGCGGGCGAAGCGGTAGAGAAACGTCCATTGCTGCTTTCGAACGCGATTTCACGAATGTTTGCGCCAGGAGCTTTGGCGGTTGCGGCAGGCACCATACCGCCGGCTGCAATCGTGGATGTGGCACCGGAGAAAGTCATCGTGCTGGCCGACGACTCCATCAGCGTACGCAAGTTCGTGGGACGCATGTTGGAGAAAGCCGGTTATCGCGTGAAGCTGGCCTCCGACGGATTGGAAGCGCTGGAGATTGTTTCGCAGGGCGGTTGCGACCTGATTATCACCGACCTGGAAATGCCGCGGACGAATGGTTACGAGTTGATGATGCACCTGCGCCAGAACCCGGCGGTGGCGGCAATTCCAGTAATGGTTGTGACGTCGCGAGCGGGCGAGAAACATCGCGACCGTGCCTTCGCGGAAGGCGCGCGCGGATTCCTGGTGAAACCGGTGCAGGAAGATCAGTTGCTTGAGGCAGTAGGAAAGTTGATTGGCGGAGCGTCGCGACGCGCAGAGATTGCGGTAGCGGCGAATGTGAACGCGTAGATGATGCAAGCCGGACAACGCGTGCGAGTGCTGATCGTGGACGATTCCACGTTCATGCGCAAGGTGCTGCAAAGCATTCTAGCGACGGACCCGCAGATCGAGGTGATCGGCGAAGCTCGCGATGGCAGGGAAGCGATTGCGATGAACGAATCGCTGCGTCCGGATGTGATCAGCATGGACATCATGATGCCGCACGTAGATGGGTTGCAGGCGACAGAACAGATCATGGCGCATAACCCGCGCCCGATCGTGATTGTGAGTTCCGAAGCGAAGGAAGGCGCCGAAGCGACATTACGCTCGCTGGAGTTGGGCGCGATCGATTTTGTTCCGAAGCCGAGCAGCGGTATCGACCTGGACATGAACAGCATTCGTGATGAGATCTGCCGGAAGCTGAAAGTAGCAGCGCGAGTGCGAGTTGTGCGAAATGCGAGGAATGCAGGCGTGGAGAAAGCACGCGGAACGTTGGCGAACAGTCCGTATGTGAAGGCAGCGCCGTCGAACGGAAACGGAAATGGCACGCAGGCGAGCACCTCGTCGGGCGGAAACGGGTCGAGGCATCCGCTGGTGGTGATGGCGGCTTCGACGGGCGGTCCGCAGACATTGATGCAACTGGTGCCGGCGATTCCGAGAGAGTTCCCCGGATCGTTGATCCTGGTACAACACATGCCCGGCACGTTTACTACACAGTTCAGCAAGCAACTGGCCGAAGCTGCGCAGGTGCGCGTGAAGGAAGCGGAACACGGCGAAGAGTTGCAGCCGGGAACGATATATGTGTGTCCGGGATCACATCATCTGCGCGTGACCGGAAGCGGACGGATCGACTTGCATGAAGGCGAGCGGATCGATGGATATCGTCCGTGCGCGAACGTGACGATGGAATCGGCGGCGGCATTTGCCGGCCCGATGTGCGTGGGCGTTGTGCTGACCGGAATGGGCGGGGACGGCGCGAAAGGCGTACAGGCGGTGAAGGCAAACGGCGGATACGTGATCGCACAGGATGAGAGTACTTCGGTGATCTTTGGCATGCCGGCCGAGGCCATTAAAACTGGGGCCGTAGACCAGGTGCTGGCGATGGAGGCCATCCCGGCGGCGATTGAGAAACGGTCGATGTACCTGATGGGCGCGTCGAAAGTAGGGGCAGTGTGAGATTGCATCGTCCCAATCGAAAGAGAGTGAAGACCACACCTGGGCAGCAGGTGATCCTGTTCAAGGTGGATGGCACGACCTTTGCGATTGCTGCATCGTCGGTAAATGAGATCCAGAGTTTAGAGGACCTGAAGTCGCTGGGAACGGCGGGCCGGCGATTCGGCAAAGTACATCACACGGTGGAGCGCGATGGCCGCAAATACTGGGTGGTGGATGCGAACATCCACTTTGGCCTGTTGCCGACCCACAGTTCGCGTGTGTTGCTGCTGGCGGAGTATCCGGTGGCGGTGAAGGTCGACGGTATCGATCGCATGACGGAGATTGCGCGAGTGCTGCCGTTGCCGCAGGCGTTTAAAGGCGATGAGTGCAGTTGGTACCTGGGGCTGACGCTGATTGAAGGACAGGTCATTCCCGTGGTGAATCCGGCGGCGTTCCTGTCGAATTTCGAACTGGGAGCGCTGGAATCCATGGTGCCAACCGGGGCGAATGAGTTTTCGGGAGCGATGGCATGAGTGCGGCGCAAGATCAGTTCGTGCTGTTTCCGCTGGGGAAGAAGCGCTTCGCGCTTCCAGCGGAGCGAGTCACGGAACTGGCGCGCATGGATCTGCTGCATGAGTTTCCGAGCAATACGCCGCTGGTGAATGGAGTACTGGTGCGAAGGGGAGAACTGATTCCGGTATGCGATGTGGCGCAGGTGCTGGTTGGCGCCGACGCACCGGTGCGGAAGTTCTACCTGATCGCAAAGAGAAAGTTCGAGAAGGCGGAAGAGAGATCGGCGATTCCGGTGAGCGGCGATTGCGAATTGACGTCGAGCAAACTGCTGCCGCCGACCGGGAAACTGGCTACGTATGTGGCGGGATTGCTGTCGTTGCAGGAAGAGATCGTTGAGGTTATCGACCTGGAGAAGGTGATGTCGGAGGTGGCGCAATGAACACGGCCGCGGCAGCCATCGGGAAGCTCCTGGTGATCGACAGCAACGTTCTGTTTGCGAAGCGATTGTCGACGGCGTTGCGCGACCAGGGGTTTGATGTTGTGCATGCGATGGATGCGCCGTTCGCGCTGACGATGCTGGAATGGGACACGCCGAACCTGATTCTATGCGCTACGAACCTGCGCGAGATGAATGCGTTC containing:
- a CDS encoding response regulator, whose amino-acid sequence is MSSAGPDMSEVFLLEASEHLQFLREYSSILQDPYPAAEDLERLYVAAHTLVGSSGLYGFPRLAEVAGKLAHIFQYVLNAGISQESASPLVEFIYEAIATLESDLLMISANGIEAEEEIAAFKQKYPFAFSTEPALDENAAQDAASAQATSDQQSAEDGTVPSRTPDETRVEHEAPASIPDLEPDMEVPAEVLEFFVPEAEEHLQIITECLLALEANPDQENIHRLFRAMHTIKGSAAQVGLQRISRVAHRAEDLIGRLRDGELQPSASIIDICLESVDTLKKFLYSQWNDEATMQTTVKSLLTRIAKLAPEEQEEGAAPKAIPMAAQAEQSVSAAEEQVAGVSGDSPDLSTTPSLDERTIEEGAASTQLESEPAETPETVVAKKAPTATPQSKSVRISLERLDRMMNAVGELVINRTRMLGRVAELERLADVLNFSKARMSDKIGEFQEKYEFNQIPSPRQSRGPQPFTPSFGSPFGSPESSFGGTRDPFPFRGGYSSYSHGFDPSLAEFSELEMDRYDEFNILSRSLTEISADITEVLSQLDGFVRKVDGDIDEFTKLAHRLQDEITQSRMVPIGNLYTRIARTARDAAKASNKLIELQLEGAETELDNNIIQQIGDPLLHLVRNAVAHGLERADERYENGKPDHGNLFVRAYHRGNHIYIEVEDDGRGMDYEKIRATGIELGLITADQAAQMDEHSLLELIFHPGFSTAPRKTELAGRGVGLDVVRANVAALNGEIEIDTQKGLGTRFTLKVPLTLIISQALFVRCGDAQFAFPLSFVEEIRRISDAEIEEVGGKLLTKVRDVVTEVVRLDKELGLPTIQATNGFYRLVLVNVGARQVGIVVEEVLRKDEIVIKNLGEYLRNVKLFPGATIAPDGKLIMLVDVNRLVAGEAVEKRPLLLSNAISRMFAPGALAVAAGTIPPAAIVDVAPEKVIVLADDSISVRKFVGRMLEKAGYRVKLASDGLEALEIVSQGGCDLIITDLEMPRTNGYELMMHLRQNPAVAAIPVMVVTSRAGEKHRDRAFAEGARGFLVKPVQEDQLLEAVGKLIGGASRRAEIAVAANVNA
- a CDS encoding histidine kinase dimerization/phospho-acceptor domain-containing protein, yielding MSQLTVLIFTDDPEFAHMIVARWQTERTVPSFLISSEATWEKDKGIDVDLAIVGPLESDNPVEALKRIEYGFRPTLYVASRVANAVSVKAAHPRVLVLNDYEGWVNAVVLLAGEALRRVDATIRAKKAEQSVSAAQRHAMLGRYMLDMRHSLNNALTSIMGNSELLLLEPGKVSADVREQIETIHSMSMRVHEIIQRFTSLETEMSFADRQSQHEMPVGMHSFVSGD
- a CDS encoding chemotaxis protein CheW, which codes for MTQDPQLEANAPDGGEVAVAEQLPERQYCVFRSGRERYCLAVLDTEEVVEWPLVTRIPLAPAFLMGVFNLRGKIVPVIDIAFTEGHRADLTPKHVVVAQLPANDERDEIRIGIASDEVIGTYTTTEPLLVDEAPQEVPHCCGMLRFEDRLALALDLKLVVESFPVPTI
- a CDS encoding response regulator, translating into MSLKKVLIVDDSLAETRLMQSVLEQAGYWPVALNDPTRLEQMLEMEHPGLILLDVVMPNRNGFQACRDLKNHEEFSRIPIVFVTSKNTPSDKFWAERQGGDGFIGKPFTAQELISEVRKFL
- a CDS encoding methyl-accepting chemotaxis protein, which encodes MKGRLSSTVWVVLALSLGVMALAYSAGAKSGGVGLLEGFGTAGGPMLVFAGLLAIGAGLCAMFVGGGGSNSHLESFAEKLAAGQFDSRLESSGPLSESLNRVAERLQRSTRDQAAQESLQRSVTEFLTIVSQIARGDLTLRGKVTNDALGNVVDSVNYMLDNFTKVLERVRKAAIDVQTSASDILISSEEMASGANQQDQEITNTSSAVEELTVSMKQVSNNAEASAEAARRALDAAEQGNRSVRDTLEGMQRIRASVQATAKKIKSLGDRSLEISDIVKVINDITEQTNLLALNAAIEAARAGEAGRGFAVVADEVRKLAEHSRTATKDISALIKSIQAETNEAVVVMEEGTKEVEVGARLADQAGKALEAISSVVRQSAELVQEISLASKQQVRGTEGVANAMQIISAITRQTSQGTRQTARTVEQMVKLSEQLNEALSQFKVSTNGATPAAAAVAVGGRELVAAGAVKQGNGNGSRY
- a CDS encoding protein-glutamate O-methyltransferase CheR, which translates into the protein MSVVTNFDMGSNLTEHELGEIAALVEKRSGILFDESRERFFSTRVKEHFLSKRLARGSDLVRVIKSSNVEYESLLERLLTQETSFFRYPDVFDAMEKKVLPELHVKKFWENPRNLRLWCAGCSTGEEAYSIAITVAESLDFAEAWNIQLLASDISRKALQHAERGVYSRRALGELQPKQIETCFAKVGDQFMVKPRLRNLVTFQQMNLVETTYIGRFDAIFCMNVLIYFSEEKRREVIQRLYEALDPGGYLFLGHADYLGNAGVKLETIVHKDVRLYRKPIQSSRYSSASSGEEQQ